A single Anopheles maculipalpis chromosome 3RL, idAnoMacuDA_375_x, whole genome shotgun sequence DNA region contains:
- the LOC126560399 gene encoding lysosome-associated membrane glycoprotein 1-like: MCNAQSELPPVTAPVEKTTETVTIAPVPTNTTTTPTPANTTTTTTSTTTTTTTPKPTTTTAPTTTTEPAPSTTTVAPSPKPVPEPDMGSWSFKDTTKNQTCVIAQMAMQFNLSYVDANDKPVNVLYNLPKDAIVKSGECSNLTDYIELSWAMGKQSNNYSSLRLDFAMNVTEHEFAFTGLLLQLPVVGDAFPNAKPFQQLVLNNNQTLFKTPAEMSYHCNKAQMLNLTSSATGLGVPTVTITKLQLEAFHRKIDSKFSIAKDCEAIDTPDIVPIAVGCALVTLIIIMLIAYLVGRNTANNNGYLSM, encoded by the exons ATGTGCAACG CACAATCAGAGCTACCACCCGTTACGGCACCAGTTGAAAAGACAACCGAAACCGTGACAATTGCTCCGGTACCAACGAATACGACCACCACACCTACTCCTGCTAACACTACTACGACGACGACATCGACGACGACCACCACAACAACCCCAAAACCGACCACAACCACTGCACCAACTACAACCACGGAACCGGCCCCATCTACTACGACCGTCGCCCCGAGCCCGAAACCCGTCCCAGAGCCGGACATGGGCAGCTGGAGCTTCAAGGACACGACGAAAAATCAAACCTGTGTCATTGCACAGATGGCTATGCAGTTTAACCTGAGCTACGTCGATGCCA acgATAAACCTGTGAACGTGCTGTACAATCTGCCCAAGGATGCAATCGTTAAGTCTGGCGAGTGTTCGAACCTTACCGACTATATCGAGCTAAGCTGGGCAATGGGCAAGCAGAGCAACAACTACAGTTCGCTGCGTCTAGACTTTGCAATGAATGTAACCGAGCACGAGTTTGCGTTTACTGGTTTGCTTTTGCAGCTGCCCGTTGTTGGTGATGCATTCCCAAATGCTAAGC CGTTCCAGCAGCTCGTactaaacaacaaccaaacactGTTCAAAACACCCGCTGAAATGTCCTATCACTGCAACAAGGCACAGATGCTGAACCTTACCTCGAGCGCTACTGGACTCGGTGTCCCAACGGTAACCATTACTAAGCTTCAGCTGGAAGCGTTCCACCGGAAGATCGATAGCAAGTTTTCGATCGCCAAGGATTGTGAGGCTATCGATACGCCCGACATTGTACCGATCGCGGTCGGTTGTGCCCTGGTAACGTTGATCATTATCATGCTGATTGCCTATCTGGTCGGACGTAACACCGCTAACAATAACGGATATCTGAGCATGTAA